The Candidatus Hydrogenedentota bacterium genome includes a region encoding these proteins:
- a CDS encoding FAD-binding oxidoreductase, translated as MQPERNDVGIDRGKLRWNGWGWIDAPDMLGERANDVWRWVGHTLAVDPLPNTPAVPLSEIALPPIRLNAQTLRELGALTSPDRVKTDSYERAFHARGRSYPDMLCLRSGRINPAPDAVVYPASTDEVLVVVRFAAEHRIALVPFGGGSSVVGGVNAQSNPNQTGIVTLDMTLMNRVLGIDAEARVARIEAGIYGPALEKELQAKGFTLSHYPQSFEFSTLGGWIAARGAGHQSNRYGKAEDWLLSATLVTPAGLWKTEAFPASAAGPQFNDLVPGSEGALGVITEAEVRIHPVPEAKDYRGYIFMDYSAALVAARTLMQSDVHTAMIRLSDPDETYFLQALHMGGEADRSARFCLMLVGIEGDKAIVDASRERSQAIVEANGGMHMGDHFGTAWYKGRFTMPYLRDPLMDRGLAVDTLETATRWSNLGHLHAVITQAIGDAMAARPGLPGSKGIVMAHVSHAYEDGASLYFTYVYVRDPDDPYGQWQSIKHAASEAILANGGTISHHHGVGTDHLPYLLREKGQLALNMLRAVKSQVDPLDILNPGKLIPKDRQG; from the coding sequence ATGCAGCCGGAGCGAAATGACGTGGGTATCGATCGGGGTAAGTTGCGCTGGAACGGATGGGGATGGATTGATGCGCCCGACATGCTCGGCGAGCGCGCGAATGATGTCTGGCGTTGGGTCGGCCACACGTTGGCTGTCGACCCGCTTCCCAATACCCCCGCGGTACCGCTGTCTGAAATCGCATTGCCGCCGATTCGGTTGAACGCTCAGACCTTGCGCGAACTCGGCGCGTTGACGTCGCCGGACCGCGTCAAGACAGATTCATACGAGCGCGCATTTCATGCGCGCGGCAGAAGCTATCCCGACATGCTTTGCCTGCGTAGTGGCCGCATAAATCCGGCCCCGGATGCGGTCGTGTATCCAGCAAGCACGGACGAAGTGTTGGTCGTCGTGCGGTTTGCCGCCGAGCACCGAATTGCCCTCGTGCCCTTTGGCGGAGGATCGAGCGTGGTGGGCGGCGTGAACGCGCAGTCGAACCCTAATCAGACGGGCATTGTTACGCTCGACATGACGCTGATGAACCGCGTGCTAGGAATCGACGCAGAAGCCCGGGTGGCGCGTATCGAAGCGGGGATCTATGGTCCGGCCCTTGAAAAGGAACTGCAGGCGAAAGGCTTCACGCTAAGTCATTACCCGCAGTCGTTCGAGTTTTCGACGCTCGGCGGTTGGATTGCCGCGCGCGGCGCCGGTCATCAAAGCAATCGCTACGGCAAGGCCGAAGACTGGTTACTTTCGGCTACGTTGGTGACGCCGGCGGGCTTGTGGAAGACAGAGGCATTCCCCGCGTCGGCGGCGGGCCCACAGTTCAACGATCTGGTCCCGGGTTCCGAAGGCGCGTTGGGCGTAATCACGGAAGCGGAAGTTCGCATTCACCCGGTGCCCGAGGCGAAGGACTATCGCGGCTACATTTTCATGGACTATTCGGCGGCGCTGGTCGCGGCAAGAACCTTGATGCAGTCGGACGTGCATACCGCCATGATTCGCCTCTCCGATCCCGACGAGACTTACTTCCTTCAAGCCCTGCACATGGGTGGAGAAGCGGATCGCTCGGCTCGGTTCTGCCTGATGCTGGTGGGCATTGAAGGAGACAAGGCCATCGTCGACGCATCGCGCGAGCGGAGCCAGGCGATCGTCGAAGCGAATGGCGGCATGCATATGGGGGATCATTTCGGGACGGCGTGGTACAAGGGCCGGTTCACGATGCCATACCTTCGCGATCCGCTGATGGATCGCGGGCTTGCCGTCGATACGCTGGAGACGGCGACGCGGTGGTCCAACCTCGGTCATCTCCACGCGGTCATCACGCAGGCTATCGGCGATGCGATGGCGGCGCGCCCCGGTTTGCCAGGGTCGAAGGGCATCGTCATGGCGCACGTGAGCCACGCGTATGAAGACGGCGCCAGCCTGTATTTCACGTATGTGTACGTGCGCGATCCGGACGATCCGTACGGTCAATGGCAATCAATCAAACACGCGGCTTCCGAAGCGATTCTCGCGAACGGCGGCACGATCAGCCACCATCACGGCGTGGGCACGGATCACTTGCCGTATCTCTTGCGAGAAAAAGGACAGTTGGCTTTGAACATGCTCCGGGCTGTCAAGAGCCAGGTCGATCCGCTCGACATCCTCAATCCGGGAAAGTTGATCCCAAAGGATCGGCAAGGGTGA
- a CDS encoding glycosyltransferase family 4 protein — protein sequence MSTRIAVVGACPFPVPQGSQVFLKDTALTLQSHGYEVHLVVYGYGESEEDFGLQVHRSTRVPGARRTQAGPSLHKPLLDLLLVRTLRRVMRRHSIDVVLAHNYEGLLVALAARARAIVYQAHNAMVDELPHFLPFGRIAEFVGRRLDRTFPRLAQHVVAPHAGLGSYLMACGCTPARVSVLTPPANAGWFSDPIVSETPPPVVYTGNLDSYQNVAFLDHVIARVREQMPETRLLVATNDKRHVPHAEIIRTPDFDALKQVLSRDCVVVCPRVSWSGYPIKLLNAMAAGRAIVACRSAAHPLDHGHTGLIVDDNDEAAFGDAVVELLRSSEKRLALGMAARERVRTAHTPQAFAEALERIFERVLSYPR from the coding sequence GTGAGCACCCGTATTGCCGTCGTGGGGGCATGTCCCTTTCCCGTGCCGCAGGGATCGCAGGTGTTCCTGAAGGACACCGCGCTGACGCTGCAATCGCACGGATACGAGGTTCACCTCGTCGTCTACGGGTACGGCGAAAGCGAGGAAGACTTCGGATTGCAGGTTCATCGCTCGACGCGCGTACCTGGAGCCAGGCGGACGCAGGCCGGTCCCTCGCTGCACAAACCGTTGCTTGATCTGTTGCTCGTGCGCACGTTGCGCCGCGTCATGAGGCGCCATTCCATCGACGTGGTGCTCGCGCACAACTACGAAGGACTGCTGGTGGCGCTTGCGGCCCGCGCGCGCGCAATCGTGTATCAGGCACACAACGCCATGGTGGACGAACTGCCGCATTTTCTGCCGTTCGGCCGCATTGCGGAGTTTGTTGGCCGCCGGCTCGATCGGACATTTCCTCGCCTCGCTCAACACGTAGTCGCGCCGCACGCGGGGTTGGGGTCGTACCTCATGGCCTGCGGTTGCACTCCCGCGCGGGTGAGCGTGTTGACCCCGCCGGCAAACGCCGGCTGGTTTTCGGATCCCATTGTCTCGGAGACACCGCCTCCGGTCGTGTATACCGGGAATCTTGATTCGTATCAGAACGTCGCATTTCTGGATCACGTGATCGCGCGCGTGCGCGAACAGATGCCGGAAACGCGCCTTCTCGTGGCGACGAATGACAAGCGGCATGTCCCCCACGCGGAGATTATCCGCACGCCGGACTTCGACGCCCTCAAACAGGTGCTATCGCGGGACTGCGTGGTTGTGTGTCCGCGCGTGTCCTGGTCGGGCTATCCGATCAAACTGCTGAATGCGATGGCCGCGGGCCGCGCGATTGTCGCGTGCCGGAGCGCGGCGCATCCCCTCGACCACGGCCACACCGGTCTCATCGTGGACGACAACGACGAAGCGGCCTTTGGCGACGCAGTGGTCGAGCTGTTGCGTTCTTCCGAGAAGCGCCTGGCATTGGGCATGGCAGCCCGCGAGCGCGTGCGCACGGCCCACACCCCGCAAGCGTTTGCGGAGGCACTGGAACGTATTTTCGAGAGGGTGCTGAGCTACCCGCGGTGA